The following are encoded together in the Pygocentrus nattereri isolate fPygNat1 chromosome 15, fPygNat1.pri, whole genome shotgun sequence genome:
- the LOC108441284 gene encoding calcium homeostasis endoplasmic reticulum protein isoform X1, producing MDIPTAPEDQELRNVIDKLAQFVARNGPEFEKMTMEKQKDNPKFSFLFGGEYFGYYKYKLAIEQQQHPPTHDDEYKMEVLCKPPGKEVGDVPPPMSMLAPPPIPPTTPSVEELIQQSQWNLQQQEQHLNSLRQEQVTAAIALAVEQQTQKLLVETQLDMTEFDGLLQPIIDTCTKDAISAGKNWMFNNAKTPQHCELMTSHLRNRITAETAHFELRLHLIYLMNDVLHHCQRKNQRDLLAALQKVVVPIYCTSFLAVEEDKQQKITRLLQLWEKNGYFDDVTIQQLQSPALGLGQYQASLITEYAGVVQPVQLAFQQQIQTLKTQHEEFVTNLKQQQSVAAAAAAAAVGQLAPPEAEVKVTQPSLTSQSAEVKPPMAGPPPGDYDGAQTRPLDSNPSNPDIQSTKPGWFEPQHSMPPWNPQQPPPFDPTQAPPPCPPWNSHEGMWNEQRDPSWSGPREGGPGGPGGPGGPGGPGGPGGPPGGPGGPGGPGGPWGGQNEPPPSWSGQFDQPPWSNQPDQPPWNQREPPFRMQRPPHFRGPFPPHQQPPPFNQPPPPHNFNRFPPRFMQDDFPPRHHFERPPYPPHRFDYPQGDFPGEMGPPPHHHPNQRIPPPGIAEHPPWGSNQHPDFGPQPHGFNGQSPHMRRQTTPHVTQDDPSLVPNVPYFDLPAGLMAPLVKLEDHDYKPLDPKDIRLPPPMPPSDRLLAAVEAFYSPPSHDRPRNSEGWEQNGLYEFFRAKMRARRRKEEEKRNSTRGSRSRSRSRSRGRSSSRSSSRSSKSSRSRSSRSRSRSRSYSRSRSRSRSRSRSRSRSRSRSRSRSRSRSPDRRRHAAKSSSPTPPSTSGLGSGPSALPAEVRLGEENKGHQMLMKMGWSGSGGLGAKEQGIQDPIKGGDVRDKWDQYKGVGVSLDDPYVNYRRNKSYNFVARMKAREKVSRDPQEAPTTE from the exons ATGGACATCCCCACAGCCCCAGAAG ACCAAGAGCTTCGCAATGTCATCGACAAACTGGCGCAGTTCGTGGCCCGTAATGGGCCCGAGTTCGAGAAGATGACCATGGAGAAACAGAAGGATAATCCGAAATTCTCCTTTCTCTTCGGAGGGGAATACTTCGGATACTACAAGTACAAGCTTGCTATCGAGCAGCAACAGC ATCCTCCCACTCATGATGATGAATATAAAATGGAAG TGCTTTGCAAACCACCGGGTAAAGAGGTCGGTGATGTTCctcccccgatgtccatgctcGCCCCTCCACCGATCCCTCCCACCACACCTTCAGTGGAGGAGCTCATTCAGCAGAGCCAGTGGAACCTccagcagcaggagcagcacCTGAATAGTCTCAGACAG GAGCAGGTGACCGCAGCCATTGCGCTGGCTGTGGAGCAGCAGACCCAGAAACTGCTAGTGGAGACACAGCTGGACATGACCGAGTTTGATGGCCTTCTGCAGCCTATTATCGACACCTGCACCAAGGATGCCATTTCG GCTGGAAAGAACTGGATGTTCAACAACGCTAAAACGCCACAGCACTGCGAGCTGATGACCTCACACCTGCGCAACCGCATCACAGCAGAGACGGCACACTTTGAGCTCCGCCTACACCTCATCTATCTCATGAATGATGTGCTGCACCACTG CCAGAGGAAGAACCAGAGGGATTTGCTGGCTGCTCTGCAGAAGGTGGTGGTGCCAATCTACTGCACCAGCTTTTTGGCTGTGGAAGAAGACAAGCAGCAGAAAATTACACGG ttgctccagctgtgggagaaGAATGGCTACTTTGATGATGTCACCATTCAGCAGCTCCAGAGTCCTGCTCTCGGCCTTGGACAGTATCAG GCATCTCTGATCACTGAATATGCTGGGGTGGTGCAGCCGGTGCAGCTGGCCTTCCAGCAGCAGATTCAGACGCTGAAAACGCAGCACGAGGAGTTTGTGACCAACctgaagcagcagcagagcgTCGCCGCAGCGGCCGCAGCAGCCGCCGTCGGCCAGTTAGCTCCACCAGAGGCTGAAGTTAAAGTGACCCAGCCGTCGCTGACGTCTCAGTCTG CAGAGGTGAAACCTCCGATGGCCGGCCCACCACCAGGTGATTATGATGGTGCTCAGACGAGGCCACTGGACTCTAATCCTTCTAATCCTGACATTCAGTCCACCAAGCCCGGCTGGTTCGAACCTCAGCACAGCATGCCTCCCTGGAACCCGCAGCAACCA CCACCATTCGATCCCACTCAAGCACCCCCTCCTTGCCCACCCTGGAACAGTCATGAGGGTATGTGGAATGAGCAGAGGGACCCCAGCTGGAGCGGACCCCGAGAGGGAGGTCCAGGTGGCCCAGGGGGTCCAGGGGGTCCAGGTGGCCCAGGAGGTCCCGGAGGCCCTCCTGGAGGTCCAGGAGGTCCCGGAGGTCCTGGTGGTCCATGGGGCGGCCAGAATGAACCCCCACCCTCCTGGAGCGGGCAGTTTGATCAGCCACCCTGGAGCAATCAGCCAGATCAGCCCCCGTGGAACCAGAGGGAGCCTCCTTTCCGCATGCAGCGGCCACCGCACTTCCGGGGACCCTTCCCACCACACCAGCAGCCGCCCCCCTTCAACCAGCCCCCACCTCCCCACAACTTCAACCGCTTCCCGCCACGCTTCATGCAGGATGACTTCCCACCGCGGCACCACTTTGAGCGGCCACCGTACCCGCCACATCGCTTCGACTACCCACAGGGAGACTTTCCTGGGG AAATGGGCCCACCACCCCACCACCATCCAAACCAGAGAATTCCTCCACCAGGAATAGCTGAACATCCTCCATGGGGTAGCAACCAGCACCCTGACTTTGGTCCCCAACCCCATGGCTTTAACGGTCAGTCCCCTCATATGAGGCGCCAGACGACTCCTCATGTGACCCAAGATGACCCCAGTCTGGTCCCCAACGTCCCGTACTTCGACCTGCCAGCAGGCCTCATGGCTCCTCTGGTTAAA CTGGAAGATCATGACTACAAGCCCCTAGACCCCAAAGACATCCGACTGCCTCCCCCCATGCCCCCCAGTGATCGTCTGCTGGCCGCTGTGGAGGCTTTCTACAGTCCTCCTTCACATGACCGACCCAGAAACAG tGAGGGCTGGGAACAGAACGGCCTGTATGAATTCTTCAGAGCCAAAATGAGGGCAAGGAGGagaaaggaggaagagaaacGCAACAG CACACGAGGAAGTCGCTCTCGTAGCCGTTCCCGCAGCCGTGGCAGGTCATCGTCCCGTTCCAGCTCCAGATCCTCCAAATCCTCACGTTCCAGGTCGTCCAGGTCCCGATCTCGGTCCCGCTCCTATTCCAGATCTCGCTCCAG GAGCAGGAGCCGCTCCAGATCAAGGTCCAGAAGCCGCTCCCGCTCCAGATCACGTTCTAGGTCACGTTCACCTGACCGGAGACGACATGCTGCAAAGTCCAGCAGTCCCACACCACC CTCCACTTCTGGACTGGGGTCAGGGCCCTCAGCTCTGCCTGCTGAAGTGAGGTTGGGAGAAGAAAACAAGGGTCATCAGATGCTAATGAAGATGG GATGGAGTGGCTCTGGAGGACTCGGGGCGAAAGAGCAGGGCATTCAGGATCCCATCAAGGGGGGTGATGTGCGAGACAAGTGGGACCAGTACAAGGGTGTGGGAGTATCACTGGATGACCCATATGTGAACTACCGGAGAAACAAAAGCTACAATTTTGTCGCACGGATGAAAGCCAGAGAGAAAG TGAGTCGGGATCCACAGGAGGCCCCAACTACAGAGTGA
- the LOC108441284 gene encoding calcium homeostasis endoplasmic reticulum protein isoform X3, with translation MDIPTAPEDQELRNVIDKLAQFVARNGPEFEKMTMEKQKDNPKFSFLFGGEYFGYYKYKLAIEQQQHPPTHDDEYKMEVLCKPPGKEVGDVPPPMSMLAPPPIPPTTPSVEELIQQSQWNLQQQEQHLNSLRQEQVTAAIALAVEQQTQKLLVETQLDMTEFDGLLQPIIDTCTKDAISAGKNWMFNNAKTPQHCELMTSHLRNRITAETAHFELRLHLIYLMNDVLHHCQRKNQRDLLAALQKVVVPIYCTSFLAVEEDKQQKITRLLQLWEKNGYFDDVTIQQLQSPALGLGQYQASLITEYAGVVQPVQLAFQQQIQTLKTQHEEFVTNLKQQQSVAAAAAAAAVGQLAPPEAEVKVTQPSLTSQSAEVKPPMAGPPPGDYDGAQTRPLDSNPSNPDIQSTKPGWFEPQHSMPPWNPQQPPPFDPTQAPPPCPPWNSHEGMWNEQRDPSWSGPREGGPGGPGGPGGPGGPGGPGGPPGGPGGPGGPGGPWGGQNEPPPSWSGQFDQPPWSNQPDQPPWNQREPPFRMQRPPHFRGPFPPHQQPPPFNQPPPPHNFNRFPPRFMQDDFPPRHHFERPPYPPHRFDYPQGDFPGEMGPPPHHHPNQRIPPPGIAEHPPWGSNQHPDFGPQPHGFNGQSPHMRRQTTPHVTQDDPSLVPNVPYFDLPAGLMAPLVKLEDHDYKPLDPKDIRLPPPMPPSDRLLAAVEAFYSPPSHDRPRNSEGWEQNGLYEFFRAKMRARRRKEEEKRNSTRGSRSRSRSRSRGRSSSRSSSRSSKSSRSRSSRSRSRSRSYSRSRSRSRSRSRSRSRSRSRSRSRSRSPDRRRHAAKSSSPTPPSTSGLGSGPSALPAEVRLGEENKGHQMLMKMGWSGSGGLGAKEQGIQDPIKGGDVRDKWDQYKGVGVSLDDPYVNYRRNKSYNFVARMKAREKVSRDPQEAPTTE, from the exons ATGGACATCCCCACAGCCCCAGAAG ACCAAGAGCTTCGCAATGTCATCGACAAACTGGCGCAGTTCGTGGCCCGTAATGGGCCCGAGTTCGAGAAGATGACCATGGAGAAACAGAAGGATAATCCGAAATTCTCCTTTCTCTTCGGAGGGGAATACTTCGGATACTACAAGTACAAGCTTGCTATCGAGCAGCAACAGC ATCCTCCCACTCATGATGATGAATATAAAATGGAAG TGCTTTGCAAACCACCGGGTAAAGAGGTCGGTGATGTTCctcccccgatgtccatgctcGCCCCTCCACCGATCCCTCCCACCACACCTTCAGTGGAGGAGCTCATTCAGCAGAGCCAGTGGAACCTccagcagcaggagcagcacCTGAATAGTCTCAGACAG GAGCAGGTGACCGCAGCCATTGCGCTGGCTGTGGAGCAGCAGACCCAGAAACTGCTAGTGGAGACACAGCTGGACATGACCGAGTTTGATGGCCTTCTGCAGCCTATTATCGACACCTGCACCAAGGATGCCATTTCG GCTGGAAAGAACTGGATGTTCAACAACGCTAAAACGCCACAGCACTGCGAGCTGATGACCTCACACCTGCGCAACCGCATCACAGCAGAGACGGCACACTTTGAGCTCCGCCTACACCTCATCTATCTCATGAATGATGTGCTGCACCACTG CCAGAGGAAGAACCAGAGGGATTTGCTGGCTGCTCTGCAGAAGGTGGTGGTGCCAATCTACTGCACCAGCTTTTTGGCTGTGGAAGAAGACAAGCAGCAGAAAATTACACGG ttgctccagctgtgggagaaGAATGGCTACTTTGATGATGTCACCATTCAGCAGCTCCAGAGTCCTGCTCTCGGCCTTGGACAGTATCAG GCATCTCTGATCACTGAATATGCTGGGGTGGTGCAGCCGGTGCAGCTGGCCTTCCAGCAGCAGATTCAGACGCTGAAAACGCAGCACGAGGAGTTTGTGACCAACctgaagcagcagcagagcgTCGCCGCAGCGGCCGCAGCAGCCGCCGTCGGCCAGTTAGCTCCACCAGAGGCTGAAGTTAAAGTGACCCAGCCGTCGCTGACGTCTCAGTCTG CAGAGGTGAAACCTCCGATGGCCGGCCCACCACCAGGTGATTATGATGGTGCTCAGACGAGGCCACTGGACTCTAATCCTTCTAATCCTGACATTCAGTCCACCAAGCCCGGCTGGTTCGAACCTCAGCACAGCATGCCTCCCTGGAACCCGCAGCAACCA CCACCATTCGATCCCACTCAAGCACCCCCTCCTTGCCCACCCTGGAACAGTCATGAGGGTATGTGGAATGAGCAGAGGGACCCCAGCTGGAGCGGACCCCGAGAGGGAGGTCCAGGTGGCCCAGGGGGTCCAGGGGGTCCAGGTGGCCCAGGAGGTCCCGGAGGCCCTCCTGGAGGTCCAGGAGGTCCCGGAGGTCCTGGTGGTCCATGGGGCGGCCAGAATGAACCCCCACCCTCCTGGAGCGGGCAGTTTGATCAGCCACCCTGGAGCAATCAGCCAGATCAGCCCCCGTGGAACCAGAGGGAGCCTCCTTTCCGCATGCAGCGGCCACCGCACTTCCGGGGACCCTTCCCACCACACCAGCAGCCGCCCCCCTTCAACCAGCCCCCACCTCCCCACAACTTCAACCGCTTCCCGCCACGCTTCATGCAGGATGACTTCCCACCGCGGCACCACTTTGAGCGGCCACCGTACCCGCCACATCGCTTCGACTACCCACAGGGAGACTTTCCTGGGG AAATGGGCCCACCACCCCACCACCATCCAAACCAGAGAATTCCTCCACCAGGAATAGCTGAACATCCTCCATGGGGTAGCAACCAGCACCCTGACTTTGGTCCCCAACCCCATGGCTTTAACGGTCAGTCCCCTCATATGAGGCGCCAGACGACTCCTCATGTGACCCAAGATGACCCCAGTCTGGTCCCCAACGTCCCGTACTTCGACCTGCCAGCAGGCCTCATGGCTCCTCTGGTTAAA CTGGAAGATCATGACTACAAGCCCCTAGACCCCAAAGACATCCGACTGCCTCCCCCCATGCCCCCCAGTGATCGTCTGCTGGCCGCTGTGGAGGCTTTCTACAGTCCTCCTTCACATGACCGACCCAGAAACAG tGAGGGCTGGGAACAGAACGGCCTGTATGAATTCTTCAGAGCCAAAATGAGGGCAAGGAGGagaaaggaggaagagaaacGCAACAG CACACGAGGAAGTCGCTCTCGTAGCCGTTCCCGCAGCCGTGGCAGGTCATCGTCCCGTTCCAGCTCCAGATCCTCCAAATCCTCACGTTCCAGGTCGTCCAGGTCCCGATCTCGGTCCCGCTCCTATTCCAGATCTCGCTCCAG GAGCCGCTCCAGATCAAGGTCCAGAAGCCGCTCCCGCTCCAGATCACGTTCTAGGTCACGTTCACCTGACCGGAGACGACATGCTGCAAAGTCCAGCAGTCCCACACCACC CTCCACTTCTGGACTGGGGTCAGGGCCCTCAGCTCTGCCTGCTGAAGTGAGGTTGGGAGAAGAAAACAAGGGTCATCAGATGCTAATGAAGATGG GATGGAGTGGCTCTGGAGGACTCGGGGCGAAAGAGCAGGGCATTCAGGATCCCATCAAGGGGGGTGATGTGCGAGACAAGTGGGACCAGTACAAGGGTGTGGGAGTATCACTGGATGACCCATATGTGAACTACCGGAGAAACAAAAGCTACAATTTTGTCGCACGGATGAAAGCCAGAGAGAAAG TGAGTCGGGATCCACAGGAGGCCCCAACTACAGAGTGA
- the LOC108441284 gene encoding calcium homeostasis endoplasmic reticulum protein isoform X4: MDIPTAPEDQELRNVIDKLAQFVARNGPEFEKMTMEKQKDNPKFSFLFGGEYFGYYKYKLAIEQQQLLCKPPGKEVGDVPPPMSMLAPPPIPPTTPSVEELIQQSQWNLQQQEQHLNSLRQEQVTAAIALAVEQQTQKLLVETQLDMTEFDGLLQPIIDTCTKDAISAGKNWMFNNAKTPQHCELMTSHLRNRITAETAHFELRLHLIYLMNDVLHHCQRKNQRDLLAALQKVVVPIYCTSFLAVEEDKQQKITRLLQLWEKNGYFDDVTIQQLQSPALGLGQYQASLITEYAGVVQPVQLAFQQQIQTLKTQHEEFVTNLKQQQSVAAAAAAAAVGQLAPPEAEVKVTQPSLTSQSAEVKPPMAGPPPGDYDGAQTRPLDSNPSNPDIQSTKPGWFEPQHSMPPWNPQQPPPFDPTQAPPPCPPWNSHEGMWNEQRDPSWSGPREGGPGGPGGPGGPGGPGGPGGPPGGPGGPGGPGGPWGGQNEPPPSWSGQFDQPPWSNQPDQPPWNQREPPFRMQRPPHFRGPFPPHQQPPPFNQPPPPHNFNRFPPRFMQDDFPPRHHFERPPYPPHRFDYPQGDFPGEMGPPPHHHPNQRIPPPGIAEHPPWGSNQHPDFGPQPHGFNGQSPHMRRQTTPHVTQDDPSLVPNVPYFDLPAGLMAPLVKLEDHDYKPLDPKDIRLPPPMPPSDRLLAAVEAFYSPPSHDRPRNSEGWEQNGLYEFFRAKMRARRRKEEEKRNSTRGSRSRSRSRSRGRSSSRSSSRSSKSSRSRSSRSRSRSRSYSRSRSRSRSRSRSRSRSRSRSRSRSRSRSPDRRRHAAKSSSPTPPSTSGLGSGPSALPAEVRLGEENKGHQMLMKMGWSGSGGLGAKEQGIQDPIKGGDVRDKWDQYKGVGVSLDDPYVNYRRNKSYNFVARMKAREKVSRDPQEAPTTE, translated from the exons ATGGACATCCCCACAGCCCCAGAAG ACCAAGAGCTTCGCAATGTCATCGACAAACTGGCGCAGTTCGTGGCCCGTAATGGGCCCGAGTTCGAGAAGATGACCATGGAGAAACAGAAGGATAATCCGAAATTCTCCTTTCTCTTCGGAGGGGAATACTTCGGATACTACAAGTACAAGCTTGCTATCGAGCAGCAACAGC TGCTTTGCAAACCACCGGGTAAAGAGGTCGGTGATGTTCctcccccgatgtccatgctcGCCCCTCCACCGATCCCTCCCACCACACCTTCAGTGGAGGAGCTCATTCAGCAGAGCCAGTGGAACCTccagcagcaggagcagcacCTGAATAGTCTCAGACAG GAGCAGGTGACCGCAGCCATTGCGCTGGCTGTGGAGCAGCAGACCCAGAAACTGCTAGTGGAGACACAGCTGGACATGACCGAGTTTGATGGCCTTCTGCAGCCTATTATCGACACCTGCACCAAGGATGCCATTTCG GCTGGAAAGAACTGGATGTTCAACAACGCTAAAACGCCACAGCACTGCGAGCTGATGACCTCACACCTGCGCAACCGCATCACAGCAGAGACGGCACACTTTGAGCTCCGCCTACACCTCATCTATCTCATGAATGATGTGCTGCACCACTG CCAGAGGAAGAACCAGAGGGATTTGCTGGCTGCTCTGCAGAAGGTGGTGGTGCCAATCTACTGCACCAGCTTTTTGGCTGTGGAAGAAGACAAGCAGCAGAAAATTACACGG ttgctccagctgtgggagaaGAATGGCTACTTTGATGATGTCACCATTCAGCAGCTCCAGAGTCCTGCTCTCGGCCTTGGACAGTATCAG GCATCTCTGATCACTGAATATGCTGGGGTGGTGCAGCCGGTGCAGCTGGCCTTCCAGCAGCAGATTCAGACGCTGAAAACGCAGCACGAGGAGTTTGTGACCAACctgaagcagcagcagagcgTCGCCGCAGCGGCCGCAGCAGCCGCCGTCGGCCAGTTAGCTCCACCAGAGGCTGAAGTTAAAGTGACCCAGCCGTCGCTGACGTCTCAGTCTG CAGAGGTGAAACCTCCGATGGCCGGCCCACCACCAGGTGATTATGATGGTGCTCAGACGAGGCCACTGGACTCTAATCCTTCTAATCCTGACATTCAGTCCACCAAGCCCGGCTGGTTCGAACCTCAGCACAGCATGCCTCCCTGGAACCCGCAGCAACCA CCACCATTCGATCCCACTCAAGCACCCCCTCCTTGCCCACCCTGGAACAGTCATGAGGGTATGTGGAATGAGCAGAGGGACCCCAGCTGGAGCGGACCCCGAGAGGGAGGTCCAGGTGGCCCAGGGGGTCCAGGGGGTCCAGGTGGCCCAGGAGGTCCCGGAGGCCCTCCTGGAGGTCCAGGAGGTCCCGGAGGTCCTGGTGGTCCATGGGGCGGCCAGAATGAACCCCCACCCTCCTGGAGCGGGCAGTTTGATCAGCCACCCTGGAGCAATCAGCCAGATCAGCCCCCGTGGAACCAGAGGGAGCCTCCTTTCCGCATGCAGCGGCCACCGCACTTCCGGGGACCCTTCCCACCACACCAGCAGCCGCCCCCCTTCAACCAGCCCCCACCTCCCCACAACTTCAACCGCTTCCCGCCACGCTTCATGCAGGATGACTTCCCACCGCGGCACCACTTTGAGCGGCCACCGTACCCGCCACATCGCTTCGACTACCCACAGGGAGACTTTCCTGGGG AAATGGGCCCACCACCCCACCACCATCCAAACCAGAGAATTCCTCCACCAGGAATAGCTGAACATCCTCCATGGGGTAGCAACCAGCACCCTGACTTTGGTCCCCAACCCCATGGCTTTAACGGTCAGTCCCCTCATATGAGGCGCCAGACGACTCCTCATGTGACCCAAGATGACCCCAGTCTGGTCCCCAACGTCCCGTACTTCGACCTGCCAGCAGGCCTCATGGCTCCTCTGGTTAAA CTGGAAGATCATGACTACAAGCCCCTAGACCCCAAAGACATCCGACTGCCTCCCCCCATGCCCCCCAGTGATCGTCTGCTGGCCGCTGTGGAGGCTTTCTACAGTCCTCCTTCACATGACCGACCCAGAAACAG tGAGGGCTGGGAACAGAACGGCCTGTATGAATTCTTCAGAGCCAAAATGAGGGCAAGGAGGagaaaggaggaagagaaacGCAACAG CACACGAGGAAGTCGCTCTCGTAGCCGTTCCCGCAGCCGTGGCAGGTCATCGTCCCGTTCCAGCTCCAGATCCTCCAAATCCTCACGTTCCAGGTCGTCCAGGTCCCGATCTCGGTCCCGCTCCTATTCCAGATCTCGCTCCAG GAGCAGGAGCCGCTCCAGATCAAGGTCCAGAAGCCGCTCCCGCTCCAGATCACGTTCTAGGTCACGTTCACCTGACCGGAGACGACATGCTGCAAAGTCCAGCAGTCCCACACCACC CTCCACTTCTGGACTGGGGTCAGGGCCCTCAGCTCTGCCTGCTGAAGTGAGGTTGGGAGAAGAAAACAAGGGTCATCAGATGCTAATGAAGATGG GATGGAGTGGCTCTGGAGGACTCGGGGCGAAAGAGCAGGGCATTCAGGATCCCATCAAGGGGGGTGATGTGCGAGACAAGTGGGACCAGTACAAGGGTGTGGGAGTATCACTGGATGACCCATATGTGAACTACCGGAGAAACAAAAGCTACAATTTTGTCGCACGGATGAAAGCCAGAGAGAAAG TGAGTCGGGATCCACAGGAGGCCCCAACTACAGAGTGA